DNA sequence from the Salvia splendens isolate huo1 chromosome 19, SspV2, whole genome shotgun sequence genome:
tgtttcttcgcccgaTGTAAGGACGGTGGTACACAACATCAAACCGAAAATTACCCCCCAAAACCCCTAGACTTCCGATGACCCCAAgtgtgtgtagaagtgtgtgaAAGTGAGCTTAGAGCCGAAAGTCCTCCTCTCAGTGTTGCATgatctctcttttatagatgtggaggcgatcttctagaagccttctcTTAAAATCTCTGTTCTGCCCTCCGGCTagcgatctcctccgtctggaAATTTTTTCCTTCATTATGCTCACTTTCTCGCCAAATACTTCGCCAGACGATTATCCACCTTCATTCCTGGACCTGACgatttcttctacacacctggcttaaaagatgtgttatatcccgtaaattgttgaatttaacccccctaactgatgcatgaaattaaCCTTATCACTATGCATCCAACTAAAAAATGTGAAGAGACTTTAAAAACACCTGCAAGACTTCAACAATCATTTATTCAATTAGCCTTTGTCTTAATCAATTAGCCTTTGACAAATTGTCCTGCCTTTATACAGTAGTACGTGCCTGACTTGAAATAACTATTGAAGCATGAAATGGACTTATCATAATTTGGACTTTGAAATCAATTTCCAATAATCTTAAtgcatattaatatatatttatatatctctATGTATctattaatattttcaaaaataaatttttaattactaatatttaatttatctctctatatatcatatttcaaaaataaaaactattcaacaaaaaaaactagGAGTAGCTCTTATTAGTTCTACGAAGCCAAGATGTCTTTTTCAAGATGATTTTGTAGATTCTACCACCTTTTCTAAGATATAAAAACACTCCCTAATATGAAGAGATGCAAATGGAAAAGCACAATGGTGGTTAGTGACAACAACAAACATTCTACAATCTCATACCAGCAGCATAACTACTACtcataattactactactactacttaacTATTCCATCGAGACAAAATGAAAGTGATGGATAGATTCTGCTTCtgggaaaaaaataaacaaccCCCATTGGAAATGCAACCTAATTTAAGGATACATCATATGCAGCCtcgtctttttcttctttcttctgcTCATGCGTCTTATCAAGTTGAATTATTTCAATATAAACACATTCCtcatacataaattaataagcTTTCACAGTTTATATGCATTAGGAATTGAGAATGTACCTCCTCAACATGTGAAATTCCATTGAGTTGAGCAAAGCTTTCAACAAACGGAATGATTTTTGGTTTAGAAGAAAACCATTTGACACCAATATGCTTCAACATTCCAATGCTACGATCAAACACCACTAGCTCATCATTCAAGCTTGCAAAATACAATAACTTACCGTCCGGCGAAAACCATAACATCTGCCTAATACCACGAGTATGGAAAGCAGATTCTCTTGTCCAAGATCCATCTTTCAGACTCCAAAGTTGGAACTTCCAAGGCACATCATCTTTATCATCCAACCATTCAACAACACTTAACATCCCCTTATACTTTATAATTTTAAACTCAGACTCACTAAGTTCAGGAAAGGGTAAAGTGGACATAGTTTCAGTAGAAAGGTCAAACGAACAGAAAACAGGGCCACTGACTCCATTTTTAAATGCTTTACAATAAAAAACGCCATCCAGGCAAGCACAATCTATTAAGGGAAAAAAGTCAAACTCGGTGCAATTTATTCTCCTCCAGGAATTAGTTTTAAGTGAATACAAGTCAAAGTAATATAACTCGCCGGCATTATCTTCCAACCAAAATTGTTTAAGATTCATCACTTTGACATCTTCAAATTTATGGTCACACCACATTCCATATGACGTTATAAACCACATAAGTAGACCAAGGGGTTCTGCAAGGGGCATAGGCAGGATCTTATACTCACCTGTTGTTGGGTTCCAGAGAGCATGACCCAAGTTTGCATTATGAAGATGAAGTAGACCATTACAAGTAGCCCCAGATAAATAATAGTTTTCCTTTAGAAAAGAAGGAAGACATATGTCATAGTAGGGTGAGATGGTGCCATCCTCTTTAAGGGAATATGCATCAAGAACACAATCATGATAATAAACAAGGGTCTCAGGCTTAGGCTTAGGGTAGATGTCAGGTTGTAAGCATGATGATGTACATGATCAGATGGCCAATTGTAAGCTGCACAACAAAAATGGAAACATTTTAAGAGAAAATTTGTTCTTGTAATGAACAAATATAATATATGAGAATTGATGATTAGGAATGGAATGGAGTGATGTAGGTAATGAGGAGATTAATGATGAACTCTAACAAGAGTttatattctaattttaaatttgtttctGAATTCCATCAGTTAAGAATAGAGTGAGTAATTGAGTTTAATATTCAGAAATACCTGGGGGTTTAGCCAATTCACGTTCAATATCCCAAGGTTTCAACTGACGGGGATCAATCTCTTCTAAGTTTCTaacaaaaattagaaatttcCCGCGGTTAGACAAATGCAAACAAGTCAGAATagtgaattattatttttttaatagaacCTGCGGACGAATCGAGCTTCGGCCGCTGAAATGTAAATGGAAGATCGAACACCTCTGCGTAGAGAAAGGCAGCGCATGGCGGAGGTAGCCAAGCGGGAAGTCATGCTTCCTGTCAGCTGATAACCAAATCAGATTTGAGAAAAACAAGGAATCAAAAAATATACTCTATCTCTGCAGCTAATCTAAATAAGTAACTTGTTTCAGAGAAGGGAGAGAAATACCGcagtgaagaagaagatgaggcatcgagaaggagaaggagaagaagcgCCAATTAGAAATTTCGTGAAGAAGAAGAGCGAGGCCTGGCCGGCGGCTATGATCTGATTTTAGGGTTTGAGTTTGagggttttctttgttttttttaagtcAATattgagtatttatttatttggataaataaaaaatttcttcATTATTCggatttttttgtattttaaaaataataataataaatgcatTAAATTGAAGTACACTCGCGGGGGCGAGTAGGCATCAAGCCTAGCCCCAAGTCGCACCGCGTAGGCGGGGCGCGTGGTCCTTCGAGAGAGCGCACACTCACCTGCAAGAGCACGTGTGTGCCATCGGCACGAGCACAACGGCGAGCTCGTGCTTGGTCGTGCCGAAGGCATAAGCTGCTCTTCCACGAGAGCAACCATTGTGCATGCTCTAAGGCACAACACCTACAGGCTACAACGGACAACCATACTCTTCTTCAAGAACATGCTCTTTACTATTCACGGATTCTATTATTCTAACATTCAATTTTAAAACtacaattactaaaaatattccattaataATAAAACTTATGTAAATGACATTAcaaattcctaaaaaaataacaattacataatttaaatcctaaaaattttaaattgcacaatcaaaatcctaaaaattaaaaagtacttCCTCcctccgcaaataggagtcccgtttttctattttagttcgtccgcgaataggagtcccggttcacttttatcataaatggtaatagggttctgttaacttattccactcacattatatttaaaactaatatatacaagtgggacccctattccactaactttttttcacacatttttcttaacatttcttaaaattcatgccgccaagaaatgagacttctaatggcggacggaaggagtatattatattaggtcaacaaatgaaaaaaactcTGGCAGCGGGCTTCAGGTCGTCATACTCAATTGCACTTCGAGGGCTTCAATCACCCGAGCATGAGAAGCTTGCTGTTGTGGATTCATCTTGTTGAGGTAGAGGTATGGGGTCCGGTTGGGCTTAGCTCCGTGCGCGACGACAGCTAATCTTTGCCGCCTTCGGCAAGGGCGACGTCGCGAACCGCTCAGACCGGTGTCGTTACAATCCAAGTGAGCTCTGGCTTGCCACCTCGTCCTCGCTGATGTCGGATTGCGACCCCGATTGTTTCCCGGCGAAGCCCGGGGAGGATTGGTTTGTGCATCATCGTTTGGTGGGCCAACATGGCTCTCGTCATGCTGTCGCTCGTCCTCATTTCCTCGAGGTAAAATACCTGAAACTTTTGGAATTCATCGCTTGCCCTACCCAACGCA
Encoded proteins:
- the LOC121778423 gene encoding uncharacterized protein LOC121778423 → MPHLLLHCGSMTSRLATSAMRCLSLRRGVRSSIYISAAEARFVRRNLEEIDPRQLKPWDIERELAKPPAYNWPSDHVHHHAYNLTSTLSLSLRPLFIIMIVFLMHIPLKRMAPSHPTMTYVFLLF